The window ATGCATTAATGCCTTTGTATTTCTTTGCATGTGTATGTCTAAACCCATTAGGGCTTCACCAAGCATACACAAGGTGCGGGTATATGTGGTGTAATGTGTTCAGTGGAACATTATTAACTTGGTGATGTAACATGTATTCCTTGATGGTTACATAAATGGAGCTCTGCACAAGCAAACTGCAGGATGACTTCGGTGAAGTGGCAGCTTTTTGCAAGGTCTTACTTTTCCCTGGAGCTTATTCACTTTGATGCCCTGTTGTCTGCTCCTCCGTCACCATGAAGTACAAATCCACCATGACACAAACTGCAGCTACAGGAAAATAGCAGGCTCCAAATTACAGCCTCTTAATGACATTTTGTTAAATCCTGTAGAGTGAGAACTGCCAGAGCTGTGttgtttgtcattgtgtttaAACACAAACCGTGGAAAAATTAAAACTACAAAACCATGAGTGTGCAAATAAAAAGCAAGCATCATCAAATAAACTGAGTTGCCTCTCCTCATACCTCCCCCAAGCAGCCTTCTTTCTCCATGTATTTCTTGACGTTGTGCCAGATGCGACTCTTGGTGAGGAGGTTGCCCCCAGTGACCTGTTCAAACATCTCATAGCTGCCATATCGCTGCAGGGCAAGCTCCATGATGTGCACTGCCTGCAAGAGAtgtgatattaaaaatgttaaatctgCCCATGACTTTCTTTGACATCTTCTGTTGTTGATGCTCTGGACAGATGGATGGTACTTGGCAATGTTTCACTTTGGTGCATTGAAGTGGAAGCAAGAAATGACTACTCAGGGCACCTCACCCTGTACATCGCTAAAATGAAGTCAAACATGCAAGAAACACATCAGGTAAACCACAACTTatttggaagagaaaacaaaggcaaGCAGCATTTTTACAGACCAAATATGTGATGTGGAGAAGCTGGTGATAATTGAACATTCCTCTTCATCCTATGGGGTTCCTCAAGGTTCTTTACTTGGTCCTGGCTCAGTTCTTTTTAGGGATGCACATTAAGtattttttcagctgatatTGATAAGCAATAATGACCTTCTTTTCATGGCtaacaatgataaaataaacaacaagacAATGATAAAACAATAACTTTCCTTGTATTTCAAAAAGAAGTTAATTatctgtagtttatgcacacctgcgGGTAAGAGAGGCTAAGGTGTAGTGAGCCATAATGGATGAGTTAATGTTCCATAGCTCcaataagatttgttgtgttaaaacaaagaccTTTTTCTTCTCGAAACCCCTGTAGAACATgtattgtacatttttacagtgtttCTGTATAACTTTAGTGTAGTCCTGCTTGACATTGAATGAATTCATGTtgaatattattttacattagaAGGGCTGCTCCACATTCCATGAATTATTATTCTATATTGTGTATTATAGCATTTTCCTTGACAAATGCCAGCAAACCAATTTACAGTCCACTTTTAAGGTCAACACAGTGAAGGAAAAGATTACAAACTAGGTCAGActccaggaaaaacaaaacacaagcatcATCCACAGGATCGTTTTACTGCATTTCCTGTTGAGCTCACCGACTCTTTCCTTGCTTTAGCACCTGTGTACTTGTGTTACATAAAGAGCCTGAAACAGAACACCACAGGGCTGTTTTCCTGTTCACTGGAAATACATCTTGTACCCTCATTCACTTATATATGGGGTGATTGATCAGATCAATAATTGGATTTCTCCATGTACTCATACTGTTCATGTTGATTCAAGACGTGCACAAAGGCAGTTTTAAACTAATGCTCCTGTGCGTCCACTTTTACTGAGACAACATACTcaccctgcagcagctctgatcagCCCTGATGCTAAACAGCTTTGGCAGCAAGTCTAAGCGATCACAGTATCCTACCTGACTGCTGGAATGTGGAGGTTGGTGAGCTCAAACAAGCCAGCTCAGCACCAACCTTGTGCACTGAGGACATCGCTGCAGATGTAATGAATGACCTTTCACTGCCTCTGGGCCAGATATTGGTCCACCTTTGCACTTACTGACTGAGTGTACTTTCTTTTTGAGTTTGAGGTTATTCTCTGATACTTTCAAAGACCAATAAATGACAAACCTGTGTTTGAGATTAGTAAGAATTAGTCCACAGGTAAAATTTACCAAGACCTTGCAACCCTGCTGCTAACCTCAGGTTATGCAGGtctgacatttcaaaatgaagGGTGAACAGGGTTTCTGAACAAAGTGCTTAATATGACCATGTAGTAGAGACTGGTGAAGCATTCTAACCTTTTTAGCCATAAATACTGCTTTTAACAAGCACAAGCATGAAAGTGGTGAGATAAAATCAAAttagtaaattaaaaacaaagcaaaacaaaacaaaaaacccaaaaaggAGGTGTGCAAATGAACAGCAGAGTTGATCATTCTCAGTGGGTTCATCCCTGTGACTAAATAGAGAACatagaaaatacagaaatgtaaataaatatagataataataataataataataataataataaatattgatatgtgcaacttaaattaaaaataaaattgtgttcAAAATAGTGAgtcattttattaaatgtatttttatgttgtttactaccataaaaatacaaaagactTCAGCCCGTGTCTCCAATGACAGCTACAACTCTGTCGCAGAGAGTTACTGTAGGAAATCACTACTATTTCAGCACCTTCAACCacatcaaatattcagtttataaagaatacatttttcatgtaaaacaaGTATAGGCTGTGATGacatgttcagtttgttttgtcagtCTTGCCCTCACTATCCCTTTTCTGCCAGGTTTCCCAATCCTTACGCACTGctgattattagaaatgttACTAATAACTACTCAACATTAGTTTAATGTTGTTAAACTTTATGCTTTGAGGTTGCTTGCTATGATTGTTGGAACGTATCACATAGCTGCTTGCTAGAAGGACTGCCAAGACACATAGtattaaacatttcaacataaGGTATTTGTTGCAGATGTTATTTCTCTCACCAGGTCAAATGAATCAAACCAAGGGAACTAGACTgttccaaacacaaacacacccttaCCTGTGTCAGAAAACGATCTGAGGCATTGTTGTGCCTCGCCAGGACCAGTACGGATACAGGGTTGTTGTAGTCAAACTGTGGATTGTAGTTGAAGTCAGACTTAAAAAACTTGGCCTTCTCTCTGTCAACATTAGATGGCTTGATGGCTGTAAGAATACAGAGCTTCTTGGCATTTTCCACTTCCCGTGCAATTGCTGCTTTGTGCAATGAGGGAAGTTTAGTACGAGGGGAATTGGGGATGCACGTCTTCCTGAGCTGTGGTACTGTACGAGGGGTAAGGCCCATGGAGCTGCCCACTACTGTGATGTTCCGTGCTGGTTTTGGGAGGTTGGAGTTGCTACCTGAGAGGAAACGATTTGTATGTGCAGGTTTCCCACCACCTTCTGGAGCACGCACCTTTTTAGGTGCCATGCCTGGACGGTTTCTTTTGCTTAATGTGGTGCCACATTTCACTGATGTTTTTGGCCTCTTGAACGGTGACTGCTTCGggctcttcttctcctcttcctcagcctGCAGCAGGACATTCAAGCTGCTGGAACCAGTGCTAAAAAGGTCTTTGAGGACACCTGAAGAAATCTTCTCCAGGTAAACTTGGCTTGGACTCAATGCCTTGTCAGTAGAGTTTAAGACATACTTTT is drawn from Pagrus major chromosome 3, Pma_NU_1.0 and contains these coding sequences:
- the matcap2 gene encoding putative tyrosine carboxypeptidase MATCAP2; this translates as MLESIKVTERLRWPEIEMSKKYVLNSTDKALSPSQVYLEKISSGVLKDLFSTGSSSLNVLLQAEEEEKKSPKQSPFKRPKTSVKCGTTLSKRNRPGMAPKKVRAPEGGGKPAHTNRFLSGSNSNLPKPARNITVVGSSMGLTPRTVPQLRKTCIPNSPRTKLPSLHKAAIAREVENAKKLCILTAIKPSNVDREKAKFFKSDFNYNPQFDYNNPVSVLVLARHNNASDRFLTQAVHIMELALQRYGSYEMFEQVTGGNLLTKSRIWHNVKKYMEKEGCLGEIVVQVTDDLLSRASMTVVNSRPTLTINISTAREHWLEGMLRHEIGTHYFRGINNCHQPWSSSLGRKKHNLKPLNPTEEGLASIHSVLFRKDPTLWRAALLYYTVYQASHMSFSQLFHNLGRFVQDPNTRWDYCVRAKRGQIDTAQPGCFSKDQVYLDGILKILRYRDKINFPLLMALGKVSFEDVDRLKALAQMENVRIPHFMQDQARYAEQLTKIMAVNQLTDEELKTII